CCCTACATAAGAAAGAAGAACGAAAACGATCAAAGTAACGTAAGTCATGATTTTTTGCGATTTTGGTGATACTGTCAGACCCCAGCTCACTGCAAATGACCATAATCCATTAGAGAAGTGGAAAATTGTCGAAATGACCCCAACTAAATAAAATGCAATCATAAATGGATTAGAGAAAATCTCTGCCATCATGTCAAAGTCAACCTCTGCACCTAATGCTGCTTGAATTCTAGTTGACCAAACATGCCAAACAAGGAAAATCAACGTAATGATTCCGCTTAGACGTTGTAAAAAGAACATCCAATTCCGGAAAAATCCAAATCTACCCAAATTGTTTTTAGCCGTAAACGCGATATAAATCCCGTAAACTGCATGATAAATCAAAGGTAAGAAAATGATGAAGATTTCCAAGAAATAACGAAACGGTATGCTTTCTAAGAAATGTGCTGCTGAATTAAATGATTCCGGTCCCTTTGTTGCCATATAGTTGGTAACTAAATGTTCCAACAAGAACAGCCCGATCGGAATAACTCCAAGTAGTGAATGAAGCCTGCGATTCCCAAACTCACGATTTTTTGCCACTAAGTGCCCCCCCTTAATTTGTGAAAAATCATGCAAAGATAATCTGGTGGCTACCTTTTATCTCCGCGTGAAAATATAGTATAGAGTCAGAAAACTCCTCTATACTCCCTTTACAATTATGTGACATGTCCATTTTACTCCTGACTTCTATGTGCGTCAAGAAAACGGATACAAGAAATCTCTTTTTCAGAATAGATTTTTTTGGATTAAATTGTCTATTTTTTATCTGTCAAGTATATATTTTGGAGAAATTATTAATTAATCTATTAATATCTCGGAATAATTTCTCATTTTTTTCCAATTGTTATTTAAATAAATAAAAAACAGTATAATTTGCAAAAGAAATACGTTTATAATAGATTTACAGAAAGAGGCGATAAATTATGAAAAAAAATATTGCTGCTGCGATAGAAGAAGAGATTCATACTGAAGAAATTCAAACTGAAGAATTCAAAGTTCCAGCTTTCGGGTACGAATTAATCAGAGAAGTTCTATTGAGCGATATTCTCGGAAAAGATTCTAATCAAATCCTCTATTGGGCAGGTAAACAATTAGCAAGAAAATTCCCATTGAATGGCGATCAGGAAGTTATTGAATTTTTCCAAAGCGCTGGATGGGGCAATCTGGAAATCTTGAAATATACGAAACACGAGATGGAATTATCCCTGACGGGTGAAATAATCAGCCGCCGCCTGGATTTACACCCTGATTGTCACTTCCAGCTTGAAGCCGGTTTCCTTGCCGAGCAGTTTTCACTGCAAAAAAAATTCCTCAGCGAATCAACGGAAGAAATCAAACGCCGCGCAAAAAAAGTGATATTCACCATCCAATGGGATCCCAGAGATCCAATCTAATGAGCCCTTAAAACAGACTTACCCTTTTACCGGAAGTCTGTTTTTTATTGGACTCCTGAGACTTAAGCTAGCACATTTACATGCTGACCAAGTTTAAATGCTTCATGAAGAGATTCAACCGCCTTCACCATTTCCTTTTCATTGACGACAGTCGAAACTTTAATTTCCGATGTGCTGACCATTTTCACCTGGATGCCTGTATTGGCCATCACTTCAAACATCTCGGCAGCCACTCCGGGATTGGATACCATACCAGATCCGACGATGGACACTTTGGCCAACCCGCTCTCCGTTTCGACCCGGTCGAATCCCAATCGTTCTTTATTATTTTCCAGCACGATCAAGGCCGCTTCCGTATCTTCACTTTTTGTGGAAAAAGATAGATTGGTCGTATCCTCGGCGGTCATGCTTTGAATGATGATGTCCACATTAATCCGGTTTTTCGCAAGTGTCGTGAAGATTGTGGATAATGCACCAAGTGATTGGGGCAAACCATAAATTGTGACCCTCGTAATACTGTCTTCAAAAGCAATGCCGCGTACAATTAAGTTTTCTTCCATAGTTGCTTCCTCCTCAATGATCGTTCCTGATTCTCTCTCCATGCTTGAACGGACTTCAAGCGGAATTTGATAATTTTTTGCATATTCGACAGCCCTTGGATGAAGGACGCCCGCCCCCAGGGTGGCAAGTTCCAGCATTTCATCGTAAGAAATGGATTGGAGCTTTCGCGCGCCTTTTATGTAGCGTGGATCCGTTGTGAAAACACCCGTTACATCCGTATAAATATCGCATCTATCCGCATTCAGCGCTGCAGCGATGGCAACCGCCGTCGTATCGGAACCGCCTCGCCCCAAGGTAGTGATTTCCCCATTTACATCGTTACCCTGGAAACCGGCCACGACCACTATTTTCTTCTCTTGAAGCTGAGCTTGAATCCTTGAAGCATCGATGTTTAAAATCCGGGCATTCCCATGAACGGATTCCGTTTGCATTCCAGCCTGCCAGCCAGTATACGAAATGGCTTCATGTCCTTCTTCAATCAATGCCATCGTTAACAGGGAAATCGTTACCTGTTCCCCAGTAGTCAATAGCATATCCATTTCCCTTTTGCTCGGGGTTCCGGAAATATCACGGGCCATGGAAACCAATTGGTCCGTCGTTTTTCCCATTGCTGAAACAACGACGACTACCTCATTTCCATTCTCCGCTTCCTCGATTACCCGATTGGCAACATTTTTGATTTTTTCTACGCTACCGACGGATGTTCCGCCGAATTTTTGAACGATTAATGCCATCCTCATGCACCCTCTCTACTTTTTAGGCAATAAAAAAAGCAATGAGAAATATCTCATTGCTGTGATCACATATCTAATACTGTAAACACAGTGAGATAGCTCTCCAGGGTATAAACCCTGACAATCCGCCATTTATTAAATGTCGGACCAGGAAAACAAGGTATGAGTCTTGTCTTCCTTCGGCGTCATCCCCTTTCAAAACCTTTCATGGAAGCTCATACTTCTCCAGGTTTTTACTCTTGAATTCCGCACCTCTATCAGCACTTTTAAGTTGTCTAGTTAAAAATTCCTTTTAATCATAGCATAGTGATTCATCGGTAGCAAGATTATTCTTGTAATTTTCTAACGATTCCCTCGGCTACCCCTTTTGGCATACCAGCTTCCATGATTTCCTCGACTGTTGCCTCTTTGATTTTCTTCAATGATCCAAAATGCCTTAATAATTGCTTCCTTCGTTTTTCCCCTACTCCTGGAATATCATCAAGCTGGGAGTGAACCGCATTTTTCCCGCGTAGCTGGCGATGAAAAGTAATCGCGAACCGATGCACTTCATCCTGAATTCTTTGCAATAGGTAAAATTCCTGGCTCCGTGAATCAAGAGGTACGATTTCAAGAGGATTTCCGATCATCAATTGCGATGTCCTATGCTTTTCATCCTTAATGAGGCCTGAAAGCGGAATATCAAGGCCCAATTCATTTTCCAAAATATCCCGAACGGCTTCGACATGTCCCTTTCCGCCATCAATGATGATCAAGTCCGGAAGCGGCAGCCCTTCTTTCAATACTCGTGAATACCTTCTTCTGACCACTTCACGCATCGATTCATAATCATCAGGTCCCTGGACCGTCTTGATCTTATATTTTCGGTACTCTCTTTTTTCCGGCTTCCCATCAATGAACACGACTAAAGCGGAAACAGGGTCACTTCCCTGGATATTGGAGTTATCGAAAGCTTCAATTCGATGCGGGGTGTAGATACCCAGTTGGTTCCCGAGGTTTTCCACCGCATTGATCGTTCTTTCTTCATCCCTCTCAATCAAAGAGAATTTTTCCTGAAGGGCGATGGAGGCATTTTTATTCGCCAAATTAAGCATGTCTTTTTTCGCTCCCCTTTTGGGATGAATCGTTTTGACCCCAAGCAGCCCTTCGGCCATTTCGGCATCCACTGATTCAGGCAGCAAGATTTCCTTTGGTTTAAAATGGTTCGTAATCTCGTAAAACTGACCTAGGAATGTGAGAAGTTCCTGTTCGGGTTCATCGTAGACCGGAAAAAGTGAAACATCCCTTTCTATTAATTTACCCTGCCGGACAAAAAATACCTGAACGCACATCCAGCCTTTATCATAGGCAAAGCCAAATACATCCCTGTCGATGAAATCGGTCGTCATCATTTTTTGCTTCTCCATCGTAATATCAATGTGGGCAATCTTGTCACGGAACTCCTTGGCCCTCTCGAAATCGAGCTCTTCTGATGCCAATAGCATTTTTTCAGTCAGTTCTTTTTTTATTTCAGTATGCCCGCCGTTCAAGAACCGGTTGATATCATCCACCATTTTTTTATATTCCTGTTCCTCTACTTCATATACACACGGGGCCAGGCACTGGCCAAGATGATAGTAGAGACAAACGCGATCCGGTAAAGTATTGCATTTTCTTAGGGGATAGATGCGGTCGAGCAATTTCTTCGTTTCGTTAGCAGCAAATGCATTCGGATAAGGACCGAAATATTTCCCTTTGTCTTTTTTTACTTTTCGCGTAATGATTAGACGTGGGTGGCGTTCCGCAGTCAGCTTGATGAAAGGATACGTCTTATCATCCTTTAGCATGACATTATATTTTGGGTCATGTTTTTTGATTAAGTTCAACTCTAAAATTAGAGCCTCGATATTGGAAGAGGTGACGATGTATTCGAAATCCTCAATCTCATTCACGAGCCGAAATGTTTTTCCATCATGAGATCCCGTAAAATAAGAACGGACACGATTTTTCAACACCTTCGCTTTGCCTACATATATGATCGTTCCCTGACGATCTTTCATTAAATAACAACCAGGTTGATCGGGAAGAAGGGCAAGTTTATTCTTTATTTGTTGATTCATGCTTTCAGCCTCCTGTTCTCCCATTTTTACAATCATTATATATCAAGATAGCGAAAAAAGCTTCAAGTCCGCAGACTTGAAGCTTTTTTTAGCTATCTTACTATTACGCGTGTTTTGCAATAAGTTCAGCAAGTGCTTCTTTAGGTTGGAAACCAACAACCTTATCAACCACTTCACCGTCTTTAAGGACGATTAATGTCGGGATGCTCATCACACCGAATTTTCCTGCTGTTTCTTGGTTTTCATCTACATCCACTTTTACGATTTTTGCTGTATCGCCAATTTCAGTATCAAGCTCTTGAAGAACAGGAGCGATCATTTTACAAGGTCCGCACCACGGAGCCCAAAAATCTACAAGAACAACACCTTCGCTAGTATCTGTTGTGAAAGTTTGGTCAGTTGCATTTACAATAGCCATATATATTTCCTCCTCAAATTTACTCAAATAACTAAAGACAGTATACCATTGTTGCTCGAATCGATGCTAATATTTTGCTTCAGTGGTAGGATGTCCAAAATAAGAATAAATATGCAGGCCGGAGTCCTTGCCTCTTAGCCCAAATAAAGGGGCAAGACATGTATCGGCTTATGCCAAATGTCTTGCCCCCTTATCTGTATTATCTCTATTAAGCGTTAACTTTTAGTTTTTTGAATTCTTCCGTAAGTAATGGAACGACTTCGAAAAGGTCTCCGACAATTCCATAATCAGCCACATTGAATATGTTAGCTTCCGGGTCTTTATTGATAGCAACGATAACCTTGGAGTTGGACATCCCCGCTAAATGCTGGATCGCACCGGAAATTCCGCAGGCGATATAAAGGTCAGGTGTTACGACTTTACCTGTTTGCCCGATTTGCAAAGAGTAATCGCAATAGTCCGCATCACATGCTCCGCGAGAAGCTCCTACCGCTCCGCCAAGAACTTGTGCAAGTTCCTTTAATGGTTCAAAACCATCTTCACTTTTCACGCCCCGTCCACCTGCGATGATTACTTTCGCTTCTGAAAGGTCGACCCCTTCGCTAGCTTTTCTAACAACATCTTTAATGATTGTGCGTAAATCCTTAATGTCCACACTTAATGTAGAAACATCACCAGAGCGGGACTCATCTTTCGCTAATGGTTCGATATTGTTCGGACGGATTGTCGCGAATATCACGCCATCCGTAACAATTTTCTTTTCAAATGCTTTACCAGAATATATCGGGCGGGTGAAAACGATATTTCCACCTTCTTCTTCAATGGATGTAACGTCCGAGATCAAACCTGATTCAAGCTTTCCAGCCAATTTAGGTGCAAGGTCTTTTCCTAGGGCTGTATGTCCAAAGAAAATCCCTTCTGGCTTTTCCTGCTCGATGACGGCAAGCAAGCTTTGCGCATATCCATCTGAAGTATATTGTTTCAATTGATCATTCTCTACTGCCACAACCCGGTCTGCGCCATACTGGATCAATTCATTTCCGAAATTTTGAACACTGTCACCAACTAAAACACCTACGATTTCCCCGCCATCTGCAGCAAGTTTAGCCGCACCGATAGCTTCAAATGATACATTTCTTAGTGAACCGTCACGAACTTCGCCCAATACAAGAAACTTTCTAGCCATTTATAAAAACCTCCTGTGCTCTATTTTTCATTTTTGTCGGGTGTGTTGTTTAGAAAAGTAGCGTTTAAGATTAAATCACTTTTGCTTCACTTCGTAATAATTGAACAAGTTCACTAACTTGATCACTGATTTCTCCGTCCAATACTTTTCCAGCTTCTTTTTTAGCAGGAAGGTAAATTTCAATCGTTTTTGTTTTTGCCTCAACATCTTCTTCTTCCAAATCCAGGTCATCCAATTCCAATTGTTCAAGCGGTTTTTTCTTCGCTTTCATGATTCCTGGCAATGATGGATAACGCGGCTCATTTAGCCCTTGTTGAGCTGTCACCAACAATGGAAGGGATGCTTCGATCGTTTCAGAGTCCCCTTCAACATCACGGATAACGCTTACATTTCCATTTGCGATGTCAAGTTTA
The DNA window shown above is from Peribacillus sp. FSL P2-0133 and carries:
- a CDS encoding aspartate kinase, producing the protein MALIVQKFGGTSVGSVEKIKNVANRVIEEAENGNEVVVVVSAMGKTTDQLVSMARDISGTPSKREMDMLLTTGEQVTISLLTMALIEEGHEAISYTGWQAGMQTESVHGNARILNIDASRIQAQLQEKKIVVVAGFQGNDVNGEITTLGRGGSDTTAVAIAAALNADRCDIYTDVTGVFTTDPRYIKGARKLQSISYDEMLELATLGAGVLHPRAVEYAKNYQIPLEVRSSMERESGTIIEEEATMEENLIVRGIAFEDSITRVTIYGLPQSLGALSTIFTTLAKNRINVDIIIQSMTAEDTTNLSFSTKSEDTEAALIVLENNKERLGFDRVETESGLAKVSIVGSGMVSNPGVAAEMFEVMANTGIQVKMVSTSEIKVSTVVNEKEMVKAVESLHEAFKLGQHVNVLA
- a CDS encoding succinate dehydrogenase cytochrome b558 subunit — protein: MAKNREFGNRRLHSLLGVIPIGLFLLEHLVTNYMATKGPESFNSAAHFLESIPFRYFLEIFIIFLPLIYHAVYGIYIAFTAKNNLGRFGFFRNWMFFLQRLSGIITLIFLVWHVWSTRIQAALGAEVDFDMMAEIFSNPFMIAFYLVGVISTIFHFSNGLWSFAVSWGLTVSPKSQKIMTYVTLIVFVLLSYVGVSAIFAFV
- the trxA gene encoding thioredoxin — encoded protein: MAIVNATDQTFTTDTSEGVVLVDFWAPWCGPCKMIAPVLQELDTEIGDTAKIVKVDVDENQETAGKFGVMSIPTLIVLKDGEVVDKVVGFQPKEALAELIAKHA
- the uvrC gene encoding excinuclease ABC subunit UvrC — protein: MNQQIKNKLALLPDQPGCYLMKDRQGTIIYVGKAKVLKNRVRSYFTGSHDGKTFRLVNEIEDFEYIVTSSNIEALILELNLIKKHDPKYNVMLKDDKTYPFIKLTAERHPRLIITRKVKKDKGKYFGPYPNAFAANETKKLLDRIYPLRKCNTLPDRVCLYYHLGQCLAPCVYEVEEQEYKKMVDDINRFLNGGHTEIKKELTEKMLLASEELDFERAKEFRDKIAHIDITMEKQKMMTTDFIDRDVFGFAYDKGWMCVQVFFVRQGKLIERDVSLFPVYDEPEQELLTFLGQFYEITNHFKPKEILLPESVDAEMAEGLLGVKTIHPKRGAKKDMLNLANKNASIALQEKFSLIERDEERTINAVENLGNQLGIYTPHRIEAFDNSNIQGSDPVSALVVFIDGKPEKREYRKYKIKTVQGPDDYESMREVVRRRYSRVLKEGLPLPDLIIIDGGKGHVEAVRDILENELGLDIPLSGLIKDEKHRTSQLMIGNPLEIVPLDSRSQEFYLLQRIQDEVHRFAITFHRQLRGKNAVHSQLDDIPGVGEKRRKQLLRHFGSLKKIKEATVEEIMEAGMPKGVAEGIVRKLQE
- a CDS encoding electron transfer flavoprotein subunit alpha/FixB family protein; its protein translation is MARKFLVLGEVRDGSLRNVSFEAIGAAKLAADGGEIVGVLVGDSVQNFGNELIQYGADRVVAVENDQLKQYTSDGYAQSLLAVIEQEKPEGIFFGHTALGKDLAPKLAGKLESGLISDVTSIEEEGGNIVFTRPIYSGKAFEKKIVTDGVIFATIRPNNIEPLAKDESRSGDVSTLSVDIKDLRTIIKDVVRKASEGVDLSEAKVIIAGGRGVKSEDGFEPLKELAQVLGGAVGASRGACDADYCDYSLQIGQTGKVVTPDLYIACGISGAIQHLAGMSNSKVIVAINKDPEANIFNVADYGIVGDLFEVVPLLTEEFKKLKVNA
- a CDS encoding YslB family protein, which produces MKKNIAAAIEEEIHTEEIQTEEFKVPAFGYELIREVLLSDILGKDSNQILYWAGKQLARKFPLNGDQEVIEFFQSAGWGNLEILKYTKHEMELSLTGEIISRRLDLHPDCHFQLEAGFLAEQFSLQKKFLSESTEEIKRRAKKVIFTIQWDPRDPI